The sequence GTCAGGATGACCGGGATCGAAGACGACCTTGAATTCGGAAGCGTCCGGCGCCGTCTGCACGTCCATGGCGACGCCGCGCGGCATTTCGTCGCCGCCGGACCCCGCGCCGGAGGCGATGTGCCGGGGATCGGTAGTGATCATGCCGCCGCCCTGACGGCGCTCGGGGCGGGGGAGGG comes from bacterium and encodes:
- the flgC gene encoding flagellar basal body rod protein FlgC (with FlgF and B makes up the proximal portion of the flagellar basal body rod); amino-acid sequence: LPRPERRQGGGMITTDPRHIASGAGSGGDEMPRGVAMDVQTAPDASEFKVVFDPGHPDADEEGYVLMPNVNVITEMVDMITASRAYEANVSAVQAAKQMFAKALDI